In Pseudomonas saudiphocaensis, one DNA window encodes the following:
- a CDS encoding ATP-binding protein, with the protein MPRSLLGRMLFLTLLVVLLAQGLSSFIWVSQLRANQMEGLLASARSLAHSMSASVSFFRSLPLGYRPLVLDQLRSMGGTRFFVSLNDKPLDMQILPPTKRKQAVLEAVDEVLRERLGSEVDMSVNFVSPDDLRLFNGGLKLDELPRSWAHYALSLKPLDPPVLVTQIQIAPGEWLYLASLMPAPYVSLENEGVPTQQLWFILLTTSFLLLFIGILVHWQSRPLKRLAQAAREMSLGSEVELLPEAGGSEVVEVSRAFNSMRERIGRYLTERAQLFTAISHDLRTPITRLRLRVELLEDPALQAKFSRDLDELELLVKGALQCVKDTDIHENIEPLDLNLLLNCITEPYLTPTGNGRVSLQGRAGLPYPGKPLALKRCIGNLLDNALKYGERAHLSIEDSPEHFVLHVDDEGPGVPEAWLAQVFEPNFRLSAKKPGYGLGLGIARNIAHSHGGEITLRNLPEGGLRVTLRLPRKLE; encoded by the coding sequence GTGCCGCGTTCGCTACTGGGTCGCATGCTGTTTCTGACGCTGCTGGTGGTGCTGCTGGCGCAAGGTTTGTCCAGTTTCATCTGGGTATCGCAGTTGCGTGCCAACCAGATGGAAGGTCTGTTGGCCAGTGCCCGCAGCCTTGCGCATTCGATGTCAGCCAGCGTCAGCTTTTTCCGCTCGCTGCCACTCGGCTACCGGCCGCTGGTGCTTGATCAGCTGCGCAGCATGGGCGGCACGCGCTTCTTCGTGTCGCTGAATGACAAACCGCTGGACATGCAGATCCTGCCGCCGACAAAACGCAAACAGGCGGTGCTGGAAGCAGTGGATGAAGTGCTGCGCGAGCGCCTCGGCAGCGAGGTGGACATGTCGGTCAACTTTGTGAGTCCCGACGATCTACGTCTTTTCAACGGCGGGTTGAAGCTCGACGAATTGCCGCGCTCCTGGGCGCATTACGCGCTGAGCCTGAAGCCGCTGGATCCGCCGGTGCTGGTAACGCAGATCCAGATTGCGCCTGGAGAGTGGCTCTACCTTGCCTCATTGATGCCCGCGCCCTACGTCAGTCTGGAGAACGAGGGCGTTCCAACCCAGCAGCTCTGGTTCATCCTGCTCACCACCAGCTTCCTGCTGCTGTTCATCGGTATTCTCGTGCACTGGCAGAGCCGTCCACTCAAGCGGCTGGCGCAGGCGGCGCGGGAGATGTCGCTCGGCAGCGAAGTGGAGCTGCTGCCTGAGGCGGGGGGTAGCGAGGTAGTCGAAGTCAGCCGGGCGTTTAACAGCATGCGCGAGCGCATCGGGCGTTATCTGACTGAGCGTGCGCAGCTGTTCACTGCGATCTCGCATGACTTGCGCACGCCGATTACCCGGTTGCGCCTGCGAGTGGAGCTTCTGGAGGATCCGGCCCTGCAGGCGAAATTCAGCCGTGATCTGGATGAGCTCGAGTTGCTGGTCAAGGGCGCTCTACAGTGCGTCAAGGACACCGACATTCACGAGAACATCGAGCCGCTGGATCTGAACCTGCTGCTCAACTGCATTACCGAGCCTTACCTTACGCCCACTGGTAACGGTCGGGTCTCATTGCAGGGCCGAGCCGGTTTGCCTTATCCGGGCAAACCGCTGGCGCTCAAACGCTGCATCGGCAACCTGCTGGACAATGCACTGAAATATGGGGAGCGGGCACACCTGAGCATCGAAGACAGCCCGGAGCACTTCGTGCTGCACGTCGATGATGAGGGACCTGGCGTGCCGGAAGCCTGGTTGGCTCAGGTGTTCGAGCCGAATTTCCGCCTGTCGGCCAAGAAGCCAGGCTACGGCCTCGGGCTGGGCATCGCGCGCAACATTGCTCACAGCCATGGCGGCGAGATTACCCTGCGCAATCTGCCGGAGGGCGGGCTGCGGGTAACCTTGCGTTTACCTCGCAAGCTGGAGTGA
- a CDS encoding AGE family epimerase/isomerase: MKTPALPAESWLQRPAHLSWLADEGTRLLSFAQASRVEHGFAALDANGQLPEHACAELIHTARMTHCFVLAHIQGIPGHAELIDHGVAALQGGALHDAEFGGCFADATRQGGKSAYLHAFVALAASSATVAGRPGAGVLLEEAIAILEKHFWSEEQGALRESLSRDWQQEEEYRGANSNMHATEAFLALADATGDSLWLLRALRIAERLIHGHAAASGYVVVEHFDQAWRARPDYSEGNRADPFRPYGSTPGHSFEWARLLLHLEAALQRAGLAAPAWLLTDAGGLFASAGRDAWGADGKPGLVYTLDWSSQPVVRARLHWVHAEAIAAAAALLRRTGEPVYEDWYRRLWEFVAQHFIDLQNGSWHHELDDDNRPASSIWPGKPDLYHAYQATLLPRLPLAPSLATALGCVTGL, encoded by the coding sequence ATGAAAACACCTGCATTACCCGCTGAAAGCTGGCTGCAGCGGCCAGCCCACCTGAGCTGGCTCGCTGACGAAGGCACGCGCCTGCTGTCGTTCGCCCAGGCTTCGCGAGTCGAGCATGGCTTCGCTGCGCTTGATGCCAACGGCCAGCTCCCTGAGCACGCTTGTGCCGAGCTGATCCATACAGCTCGCATGACCCATTGTTTCGTCCTTGCACACATCCAGGGCATTCCCGGACACGCTGAGCTGATTGACCATGGTGTCGCTGCGCTGCAAGGGGGCGCTTTGCATGATGCCGAGTTCGGCGGTTGTTTTGCCGATGCAACGCGCCAGGGCGGCAAGTCCGCCTACCTGCATGCATTCGTTGCCCTGGCAGCAAGCTCTGCAACGGTCGCCGGTCGGCCCGGGGCTGGAGTGCTGCTGGAGGAAGCGATTGCCATTCTCGAAAAGCATTTCTGGAGTGAGGAGCAGGGCGCTCTGCGTGAGAGCCTGAGCCGCGATTGGCAGCAGGAAGAGGAATATCGCGGCGCCAATAGCAATATGCACGCGACCGAGGCCTTTCTCGCCCTGGCCGACGCCACCGGTGATAGCCTGTGGCTACTGCGCGCGCTGCGCATCGCCGAGCGCTTGATTCACGGACATGCTGCAGCGAGCGGGTACGTAGTGGTCGAGCATTTCGATCAGGCGTGGCGAGCGCGGCCCGACTATAGCGAAGGCAACCGCGCTGACCCGTTTCGCCCCTATGGCAGCACGCCCGGGCATAGCTTCGAGTGGGCTCGGCTGTTGTTGCATCTGGAAGCTGCCCTGCAGCGCGCCGGCCTCGCTGCGCCGGCGTGGTTGTTGACCGATGCCGGCGGGTTGTTCGCCAGTGCCGGCCGAGACGCCTGGGGCGCGGACGGCAAGCCAGGCCTGGTCTATACCCTCGACTGGTCGAGCCAGCCGGTGGTGCGTGCGCGCCTGCATTGGGTGCATGCCGAAGCGATTGCGGCGGCAGCGGCCTTGCTCAGGCGCACAGGCGAACCTGTTTACGAGGATTGGTATCGCCGACTCTGGGAGTTCGTTGCGCAGCATTTCATCGATCTGCAGAACGGCAGCTGGCACCATGAGCTCGATGATGACAACCGGCCGGCAAGCAGTATCTGGCCAGGCAAGCCGGATCTCTATCACGCCTACCAGGCGACATTGCTGCCACGCCTGCCACTGGCCCCAAGCCTGGCCACCGCGCTGGGCTGTGTAACCGGGCTGTGA
- a CDS encoding ABC transporter substrate-binding protein: MNTITRFVTVVSLASLFPLSALAADSKGTVEVVHWWTSGGEAAAVKVLKDLVAKDGFTWKDGAVAGGAGSAAMTVLKTRVVSGNPPGAAQIKGPDLQEWGALDLLSPLDEVAEANGWDDLLSKTVIDTMQYDGHYVAVPVNIHRVNWLWINPKVFEKAGIDKAPTTLEELYAAGDKLKAAGFVPLAHGGQPWQDSTVFEALVLGIMGADGYHKAFIENDEATLTSPQMTEVFTALKKLASYMDDNRAGRDWNLATAQVIDGKAGMQIMGDWAKSEWTAAGKVAGEDYQCVPMPGTAGSYTYNIDSIAMFKLKNKGDIAAQHALARIALEPEFQYVFNQNKGSIPVRSDLDMSKFDSCAQASMKDFREADQNGQLEPSMAHSMATNLAVQGAIFDVVTNFMSEKNADPSKVGAQLYAAIKSAQ, encoded by the coding sequence ATGAACACCATCACTCGTTTTGTCACTGTTGTTTCCCTTGCTTCGTTGTTCCCCTTGTCCGCGCTGGCTGCCGACAGCAAAGGCACCGTCGAAGTGGTTCACTGGTGGACATCCGGTGGCGAAGCCGCTGCGGTGAAAGTTCTGAAAGATCTGGTCGCGAAGGATGGATTCACCTGGAAGGATGGTGCCGTCGCCGGAGGCGCCGGTTCTGCCGCCATGACCGTACTGAAGACCCGTGTGGTATCCGGCAACCCGCCGGGCGCTGCGCAGATCAAGGGACCTGACCTGCAGGAATGGGGTGCGCTCGATCTGCTGAGCCCGCTCGACGAAGTGGCCGAGGCCAACGGCTGGGATGACCTGCTGTCGAAGACCGTCATCGATACCATGCAATACGACGGACATTACGTGGCGGTGCCGGTGAACATCCATCGAGTCAATTGGCTGTGGATCAACCCGAAGGTGTTCGAGAAGGCCGGCATCGACAAGGCACCCACCACCCTTGAAGAGCTCTATGCCGCGGGTGACAAGCTCAAGGCTGCAGGCTTCGTGCCCTTGGCGCACGGTGGTCAGCCTTGGCAGGACAGCACCGTTTTCGAAGCGCTAGTGCTTGGCATCATGGGTGCCGATGGCTATCACAAGGCATTCATCGAGAACGACGAGGCGACCCTGACCAGCCCGCAGATGACCGAAGTGTTCACCGCGCTGAAGAAGCTGGCCAGCTATATGGACGACAACCGCGCCGGGCGTGACTGGAACCTGGCGACTGCCCAGGTGATCGACGGCAAGGCCGGCATGCAGATCATGGGCGACTGGGCGAAGAGCGAATGGACCGCAGCCGGCAAGGTGGCTGGCGAGGATTACCAGTGCGTGCCCATGCCCGGAACTGCTGGCAGCTACACCTACAACATCGACTCCATCGCCATGTTCAAGCTCAAGAACAAGGGCGACATTGCCGCGCAACATGCCTTGGCCAGAATCGCCCTGGAGCCTGAATTCCAATACGTGTTCAACCAGAACAAGGGCTCCATTCCGGTGCGTTCCGATCTGGACATGAGCAAGTTCGACAGTTGCGCCCAGGCTTCGATGAAGGACTTCAGGGAGGCCGATCAGAACGGCCAACTGGAGCCGAGCATGGCCCATAGCATGGCTACCAACCTCGCCGTGCAGGGCGCCATCTTCGATGTGGTGACCAACTTCATGAGTGAGAAAAACGCTGACCCGAGCAAGGTCGGCGCGCAGCTTTACGCGGCGATCAAGTCCGCGCAATAG
- a CDS encoding carbohydrate ABC transporter permease, with protein sequence MSVTMFYTKASPLDALQRWLPKLVMAPTMVMVLVGFYGYILWTLLLSFTNSSFMPSYKWVGLQQYARLMANDRWWVASQNLVVFGGLFIGVSLAIGVLLAVLLDQRIRREGFIRTIYLYPMALSMIVTGTAWQWLLNPGLGIDKMLRDWGWEGFRFDWLVDPERVIYCLVIAAVWQASGFVMALFLAGLRGVDQSIVRAAQIDGASLPTIYLRIVLPSLRPVFFSAVMILAHIAIKSFDLVAAMTAGGPGYASDLPAMFMYNFTFSRGQMGIGSASAMMMLGAILMILVPYLYSELRGKRHV encoded by the coding sequence ATGAGTGTCACGATGTTTTACACCAAGGCCTCACCTCTGGATGCGCTACAACGCTGGCTACCCAAGCTGGTGATGGCGCCGACCATGGTGATGGTGCTGGTTGGTTTCTATGGCTACATCCTCTGGACGCTGCTGCTCTCGTTCACCAACTCCAGCTTTATGCCCAGCTACAAGTGGGTCGGCCTGCAGCAGTACGCGCGCCTGATGGCCAATGACCGCTGGTGGGTGGCGAGCCAGAATCTGGTGGTATTCGGGGGCTTGTTCATCGGCGTCAGCCTGGCGATTGGCGTGTTGCTCGCGGTGCTGCTGGATCAGCGCATTCGCCGAGAAGGCTTTATCCGCACCATCTACCTGTACCCGATGGCCTTGTCGATGATCGTCACCGGGACCGCCTGGCAGTGGTTGCTCAACCCCGGTCTGGGTATCGACAAGATGCTCCGCGACTGGGGTTGGGAAGGCTTCCGCTTCGACTGGCTGGTAGACCCGGAGCGGGTCATTTACTGCCTGGTGATTGCGGCGGTCTGGCAGGCATCCGGCTTCGTTATGGCGCTGTTTCTTGCCGGTCTGCGTGGGGTCGATCAATCCATCGTGCGCGCCGCGCAGATCGATGGCGCCAGCCTGCCGACCATTTACCTGCGCATCGTGCTGCCGAGCCTGCGGCCGGTGTTCTTCAGTGCAGTGATGATCCTTGCGCACATCGCGATCAAGAGCTTCGATCTGGTCGCCGCCATGACCGCCGGCGGGCCGGGCTACGCCTCCGATTTACCGGCGATGTTCATGTACAACTTCACCTTCAGCCGCGGCCAGATGGGCATAGGTTCGGCCAGCGCAATGATGATGCTGGGCGCGATCCTGATGATTCTGGTGCCCTATCTCTACTCGGAGTTGCGGGGCAAGCGCCATGTCTAA
- a CDS encoding carbohydrate ABC transporter permease: protein MSKSVSPSRLAIHATLLLAAALYLVPLVVMLLTSFKTPEDIRSGNLLSWPETFTLIGWLKAWAAVDGYFWNSLKMAVPAVLISTALGALNGYVLSMWRFRGSQLFFGLLLFGCFLPFQTVLLPASFTLGKFGLANTTAGLVLVHVVYGIAFTTLFFRNFYVSVPEALVRAARLDGAGFFTIFGRILLPMSIPIIMVCLIWQFTQIWNDFLFGVVFASGDAQPITVALNNLVNTSTGAKEYNVDMAAAMIAGLPTLVVYILAGKYFLRGLTAGAVKG from the coding sequence ATGTCTAAGTCTGTCAGCCCGAGCCGCCTGGCCATCCACGCCACGCTGCTGCTGGCGGCAGCCCTGTACCTGGTGCCGCTGGTGGTGATGCTGCTGACCAGCTTCAAGACCCCGGAGGATATTCGCAGCGGCAACCTGCTCTCCTGGCCGGAGACCTTCACCCTGATCGGCTGGCTGAAAGCCTGGGCGGCGGTCGATGGCTACTTCTGGAACTCCCTGAAGATGGCGGTACCCGCCGTGCTGATTTCGACCGCACTGGGTGCCTTGAACGGCTATGTCCTGTCGATGTGGCGCTTCCGGGGTTCGCAACTGTTCTTCGGGTTGTTGCTGTTCGGCTGCTTCCTGCCGTTCCAGACCGTGCTGCTGCCGGCCTCGTTCACACTCGGCAAGTTCGGCCTGGCCAACACCACGGCGGGGCTGGTGCTGGTGCATGTGGTTTATGGCATCGCCTTCACCACGCTGTTTTTCCGCAATTTTTACGTGAGCGTGCCGGAGGCGCTGGTGCGCGCGGCGCGTCTGGATGGCGCAGGCTTCTTCACCATCTTCGGGCGCATTCTGCTGCCCATGTCGATCCCGATCATCATGGTCTGCCTGATCTGGCAGTTCACCCAGATCTGGAACGACTTTCTCTTCGGTGTGGTGTTCGCCAGCGGCGATGCCCAGCCGATCACAGTGGCGCTGAACAACCTGGTCAACACCAGCACGGGCGCCAAGGAATACAACGTCGACATGGCCGCGGCGATGATCGCCGGCCTGCCAACGCTGGTGGTGTACATCCTCGCCGGCAAGTATTTCTTGCGTGGGCTTACGGCCGGCGCGGTCAAGGGGTAG
- a CDS encoding ABC transporter ATP-binding protein has protein sequence MAALELRNVRKSYAGSGNETLKDIDLKIGDGEFLILVGPSGCGKSTLMNCIAGLENITGGEIRVDGADISSASPKDRDIAMVFQSYALYPTMTVRENIAFGLKMRKMPAAMIEEEVSRVAKLLQIEHLLARKPSQLSGGQQQRVAMGRALARRPKIYLFDEPLSNLDAKLRVEMRTEIKLMHQRLKTTTVYVTHDQIEAMTLGDKVAVMKDGVVQQFGTPKDIYDNPANLFVASFIGSPPMNFVPLRLSRRAGGWSALLESDRDRCELPLRLATDESLEGREVILGIRPERIGVGVEGASLSLRAEVQVVEPTGPDTMVFVKLNDAKVCCRLAPDLAPDPGQTMCLQFESEKVLLFDAQTGERLCIAPDKGLVQPNQPAARTLAP, from the coding sequence ATGGCTGCACTCGAATTACGTAACGTCCGCAAAAGCTACGCCGGAAGCGGCAACGAGACGCTTAAAGACATCGACCTGAAGATCGGTGATGGCGAGTTTCTAATCCTCGTCGGCCCCTCGGGTTGCGGAAAGTCCACACTGATGAACTGCATCGCGGGGCTGGAAAACATCACCGGCGGCGAGATCCGCGTTGACGGTGCCGACATCAGCTCCGCCAGTCCCAAGGATCGGGATATCGCCATGGTGTTCCAGTCCTACGCGCTGTACCCGACCATGACCGTGCGGGAAAACATCGCCTTCGGCCTGAAGATGCGCAAGATGCCGGCGGCGATGATCGAGGAGGAGGTCTCCCGCGTTGCCAAGCTGCTGCAGATCGAGCACCTGCTGGCTCGCAAGCCGTCGCAGCTGTCCGGAGGGCAACAACAGCGCGTGGCCATGGGTCGGGCGCTGGCACGCCGGCCAAAGATCTATCTGTTCGATGAGCCCCTGTCGAACCTCGATGCCAAGCTCCGGGTGGAGATGCGCACCGAAATCAAGCTGATGCATCAGCGACTGAAGACCACCACGGTATACGTCACCCATGACCAGATCGAGGCGATGACCCTCGGTGACAAGGTCGCGGTCATGAAGGATGGCGTCGTTCAGCAGTTCGGCACGCCGAAGGACATCTACGACAACCCGGCAAATCTTTTCGTGGCCAGCTTTATCGGCTCGCCGCCCATGAACTTCGTCCCGCTGCGGCTGAGCAGGCGTGCTGGGGGTTGGAGTGCGCTGCTGGAAAGCGACCGGGACCGTTGCGAGTTGCCGTTGAGGCTCGCCACGGACGAATCACTGGAAGGCCGCGAAGTGATTCTGGGCATCCGGCCCGAGCGGATTGGTGTTGGGGTGGAGGGCGCTTCTCTATCGCTGCGCGCCGAGGTTCAGGTCGTCGAGCCTACCGGTCCGGACACCATGGTCTTCGTCAAGCTCAACGACGCCAAGGTCTGCTGCCGTCTGGCGCCGGATCTCGCGCCAGATCCCGGCCAGACGATGTGTCTGCAGTTCGAGTCGGAGAAGGTGCTGCTGTTCGATGCGCAAACCGGCGAGCGCCTTTGCATCGCTCCAGACAAAGGCCTCGTGCAGCCCAACCAGCCGGCCGCTCGAACGCTCGCCCCTTGA
- a CDS encoding maltoporin, translating into MKKAKSLGFVAVLAGIATPFTVQALDFNGYVRSGVGDSSSSGSQACFQLPGAPSKFRLGNECEQYAELGLRQDLFTLDDGSVLSIEGMAALYNEYDHTPKFTGDHGWARMVQAYAEWSKVPALYGGSLWAGRRFYKRNDIHISDFYYWNQSATGAGIEDMEIGGLKYSYAFSRKDNVFQDNYINRHDFNVGGFDSNPGGELEFGVSYIDEPDQRDANSGWAVTVQHKQIGFLGGSNTFAVQYGEGPGTGLGYTGDVTLGSSDKSWRVVEFFDWQVTPRFGGQFQAVYQKDKRQGGGDQDWISVGVRPVYAFTQQFKLVAELGHDQIDAPGGTRKLTKFTIAPTWSPAGPDFWARPEVRLYYTYAQWNEAAQEAANLMAAGSALSDTGTFGGDRHGSNFGLQVEYWWD; encoded by the coding sequence ATGAAAAAAGCCAAATCTTTGGGTTTTGTGGCAGTGCTGGCCGGCATTGCCACGCCGTTTACCGTTCAGGCCCTCGATTTCAATGGTTACGTGCGCAGCGGCGTTGGCGATTCGAGCAGCAGTGGATCACAGGCCTGTTTTCAGCTGCCTGGCGCGCCCTCGAAATTTCGTCTCGGTAACGAGTGCGAGCAGTATGCAGAGCTGGGCTTGCGACAGGATCTGTTCACCCTCGATGACGGTTCGGTGCTGAGTATCGAAGGTATGGCGGCGTTGTATAACGAATACGACCACACGCCCAAGTTCACTGGCGACCACGGCTGGGCGCGGATGGTTCAGGCGTACGCCGAATGGAGCAAGGTGCCCGCACTTTACGGCGGTTCTCTGTGGGCGGGGCGACGTTTCTACAAGCGTAACGACATTCACATTTCCGATTTCTACTACTGGAACCAGAGCGCAACCGGCGCCGGCATCGAGGACATGGAGATCGGCGGGCTGAAGTACAGCTACGCCTTCTCCCGCAAGGACAACGTTTTCCAGGACAACTACATCAACCGTCATGACTTCAACGTCGGCGGCTTTGACAGCAATCCCGGTGGCGAGCTGGAGTTCGGTGTCAGTTATATCGACGAACCGGACCAGCGCGATGCCAACAGCGGCTGGGCCGTTACTGTGCAGCACAAGCAGATCGGCTTCCTCGGCGGTAGCAACACTTTCGCTGTTCAGTACGGCGAAGGGCCGGGGACCGGTCTCGGCTATACCGGCGACGTCACGCTCGGTAGCAGCGACAAGAGCTGGCGCGTGGTCGAATTCTTCGACTGGCAGGTGACGCCGCGCTTTGGCGGCCAGTTCCAGGCGGTGTATCAGAAGGACAAGCGCCAGGGCGGCGGCGATCAGGACTGGATTTCGGTGGGCGTGCGTCCGGTCTATGCATTTACCCAACAGTTCAAGCTGGTTGCCGAACTGGGCCATGACCAGATCGACGCGCCGGGGGGTACCCGCAAGCTAACCAAGTTCACCATCGCGCCAACCTGGTCGCCGGCAGGACCTGATTTCTGGGCTCGTCCGGAAGTGCGCCTGTATTACACCTATGCGCAGTGGAACGAAGCGGCCCAGGAGGCGGCCAACCTGATGGCTGCCGGTAGCGCGTTGTCGGATACCGGCACCTTTGGCGGCGACCGGCACGGCTCGAACTTCGGCCTACAGGTCGAGTATTGGTGGGACTGA
- a CDS encoding DUF1289 domain-containing protein produces the protein MGDKAKNPCVSICEVKDDICIGCGRSRDEMKAWKSMKNKERRAVNEMAAARLKALGKKRKKK, from the coding sequence TTGGGCGACAAGGCGAAAAATCCGTGCGTCAGCATTTGCGAGGTCAAGGACGACATCTGTATCGGTTGCGGACGCAGTCGAGACGAGATGAAGGCCTGGAAGAGCATGAAGAACAAGGAGCGCAGGGCGGTTAACGAAATGGCGGCGGCACGGCTGAAAGCCTTGGGCAAGAAACGGAAGAAAAAATGA
- a CDS encoding MurR/RpiR family transcriptional regulator, with amino-acid sequence MKNLLEQIKNRLNELNKAERKVAEVILSDPQRATRYSIAALAQAAKVSEPTVNRFCRSFEVMGYPALKIQLAQSLASGAAYVSRAVEAGDSPEAYTRKIFGSTIASLDSACQAIDSQVIGQAVDLMIQARQIHFFGLGASASVALDAQHKFFRFNLPVTAHSDVLMQRMLASVAHTGDLFVAISYTGRTRELVEAATIARDNGASVLGLTAANSPLAKVCTLSLDIPLPEDTDIYMPMTSRIIQLTVLDALAAGVTLRRGVDFQPHLRKIKESLVPTRHPSEQN; translated from the coding sequence ATGAAAAATCTCTTGGAACAGATAAAAAATCGGCTCAACGAGCTCAACAAGGCGGAAAGGAAGGTCGCCGAGGTGATACTGAGCGATCCACAGCGTGCGACCCGATACAGCATTGCCGCACTAGCGCAGGCGGCCAAGGTCAGCGAACCGACGGTAAACCGCTTCTGCCGTTCATTTGAAGTCATGGGCTATCCCGCGCTGAAGATCCAGTTGGCGCAAAGCCTGGCCAGCGGCGCGGCTTACGTAAGCCGCGCCGTGGAGGCTGGCGACAGTCCGGAAGCCTACACACGCAAGATCTTCGGCAGCACCATCGCCTCCCTCGACAGCGCCTGCCAGGCCATTGACTCGCAAGTGATCGGCCAGGCCGTGGACCTGATGATCCAGGCCCGCCAGATCCACTTCTTCGGCCTTGGCGCTTCTGCCTCGGTGGCACTGGACGCCCAACACAAATTCTTCCGTTTCAACCTGCCGGTAACGGCTCACAGCGATGTCCTTATGCAACGGATGCTGGCATCGGTTGCCCATACCGGTGACCTGTTCGTGGCGATTTCCTATACCGGGCGCACCCGTGAGCTGGTTGAAGCCGCGACGATCGCCCGGGACAACGGCGCTTCGGTGCTTGGGCTGACCGCGGCGAATTCGCCGCTGGCCAAAGTCTGCACCCTAAGCCTGGACATACCATTGCCGGAAGATACCGACATCTACATGCCCATGACCTCGCGCATCATTCAGCTGACGGTGCTGGACGCACTGGCCGCGGGCGTCACCTTGCGTCGAGGGGTCGATTTCCAACCTCACCTGCGCAAGATCAAGGAAAGCCTGGTGCCCACGCGCCATCCGAGCGAACAGAACTGA
- the zwf gene encoding glucose-6-phosphate dehydrogenase: protein MPAITVEATTFALFGALGDLALRKLFPALYRLDQAGLLHSDTRILALSRDEGEPSARLEQIAQALRRRIPAADLDEQVLERFLVRLEYLAMDFRNAQDYLALAERVSSSLPLIAYFATPAAVYGPICEHLAAAGLAEQARVVLEKPIGHDLESSRVINEAVARYFPETRIYRIDHYLGKETVQNLIALRFANSLFETQWNQHHISHVEITVAETVGIEGRWGYFDQAGQLRDMIQNHLLQLLCLIAMDPPSNLTADSIRDEKVKVLKALAPITPEKLGNSVVRGQYVAGSVAGKTVPGYLDEENSNAESCTETFVALRAEICNWRWSGVPFYLRTGKRMAEKLSQIVIHFKEPPFYIFAPEQRSLISNRLIIRLQPDEGISLQVMTKEQGLDKGMHLRSGPLQLNFSETYKSSRIPDAYERLLLEVMQGNQNLFVRKDEVEYAWKWCDQLIEGWSRIGDAPKAYPAGSWGPVASIALITRDGRSWYGDL, encoded by the coding sequence ATGCCTGCCATTACTGTAGAAGCTACAACCTTTGCTCTGTTCGGCGCCCTGGGCGATCTGGCGTTGCGCAAGCTGTTTCCGGCACTTTATCGGCTCGATCAGGCAGGGCTTCTTCACAGTGATACACGCATCCTGGCGCTCTCACGCGACGAGGGAGAGCCGTCGGCCCGGTTGGAGCAAATTGCCCAGGCATTGCGCCGCCGCATTCCCGCGGCAGATCTGGATGAGCAAGTGCTGGAGCGATTCCTGGTGCGGCTGGAATACCTCGCCATGGATTTTCGCAATGCGCAGGATTATCTGGCTTTGGCGGAGAGGGTTTCGTCGAGCCTGCCGCTGATCGCCTATTTCGCTACCCCCGCGGCGGTTTATGGGCCTATCTGCGAGCATCTCGCTGCGGCGGGCCTGGCCGAACAGGCGCGGGTGGTGCTGGAAAAACCCATCGGGCATGACCTCGAATCCTCGCGGGTCATCAACGAGGCGGTAGCCCGTTATTTTCCCGAAACGCGCATCTACCGCATCGATCATTACCTGGGCAAGGAAACGGTCCAGAACCTGATCGCGCTGCGCTTCGCCAACAGCCTGTTCGAGACGCAGTGGAATCAGCATCATATCTCCCATGTGGAGATTACCGTCGCCGAGACGGTCGGCATCGAGGGCCGCTGGGGCTACTTCGATCAGGCTGGCCAGCTGCGCGACATGATCCAGAACCACCTGCTGCAGCTGCTCTGCCTGATCGCCATGGACCCGCCGAGCAACCTTACCGCCGACAGCATTCGCGACGAGAAGGTCAAGGTGCTGAAGGCGCTGGCGCCGATCACGCCGGAGAAGCTCGGCAACTCGGTGGTACGTGGTCAGTACGTGGCAGGCTCGGTAGCCGGCAAGACGGTGCCGGGCTACCTCGACGAGGAAAACTCCAACGCCGAAAGCTGCACCGAAACCTTCGTTGCCTTGCGTGCCGAGATCTGCAACTGGCGCTGGTCCGGCGTGCCGTTCTACCTGCGCACCGGCAAGCGCATGGCCGAAAAGCTGTCGCAGATCGTTATCCACTTCAAAGAACCACCTTTCTACATCTTCGCTCCCGAACAGCGGTCGCTGATCAGCAACCGCCTGATTATTCGTCTGCAGCCGGATGAAGGCATCTCGCTGCAGGTAATGACCAAGGAGCAGGGGCTGGATAAGGGCATGCACCTGCGCAGTGGCCCCCTGCAGCTCAATTTCTCCGAAACTTACAAAAGTTCGCGTATTCCAGATGCCTATGAGCGTCTGCTGCTGGAAGTAATGCAGGGCAATCAGAACCTCTTTGTGCGCAAGGATGAGGTCGAATACGCATGGAAGTGGTGCGATCAGCTCATCGAAGGCTGGTCGCGGATCGGCGATGCGCCGAAAGCCTATCCCGCCGGCTCTTGGGGGCCGGTGGCGTCCATTGCATTGATTACTCGTGACGGAAGGTCCTGGTATGGCGATCTCTGA